Proteins found in one Neurospora crassa OR74A linkage group II, whole genome shotgun sequence genomic segment:
- a CDS encoding DDHD domain-containing protein, whose amino-acid sequence MSNTAETHHTFGPSCRLAPITEPEPIDGLEGIPPINAQFFYSSTIPIDDPLSAATTVGSSDAKAANLPLRPFSPGDNRDLERAWLGFSSDRDRRNHRHAQRNRSPSPSLSKENAEKLAAIVALLAAKHKDKHDREGHSAFSALATTENEHDLSVPVCCAELSIDADAELRKEFCAVTRRRQPTLDHDRLIQEVMAQLTRLWANSDTSQESSAFRPSSLPLGTSPLQRLSGSLEVKPSSLNDNQLPLSTIGKMIPRPPVVDAGISGKPFVRVESLSRSVGATPEDKPSREPSIRGLPSRLGGNDSRAAKRIVKEAIRQAEDSVEVPVGISRLHMVSLPVLQMKPIYWSPVNDISTVQRATWFYRDTMTPVKPAVANQLEAGYRELRVWGQTWKDELKSALDVGALGEEKVSHPLWPEIPDKRPKVKDDMPPEPPISSDPFCAARCFRGEAAAEGTLEHVHPDQELPPPPPEPSANFHVIYKDKSAAFLLRPSQKPSAYHGRRPLQKIMRGITVGIPVVRGFDQAIWDKIHQKKGTSPNKAPNRNTSRQTNVSGDGCPACQMEQDRGQVTDLLLIAHGIGQKFAERVESFHFTHAVNAFRRAVNIELENPMIKPVLRPDQNGIMVLPVNWRHLLSFEDGGPSKEEDASAYTPDGFGLKDIEPNTIPAVRSMISDVMFDIPFYMSHHKPKMIAALVGEANRVYRLWCKNNPGFADKGRVHLIGHSLGSAMAVEILSKQPTSVPRPLDLSGTQPETRHFEFDTTNLFLLGSPAAFFLLLERGSLVPRRGRLKPGADAADTLNKDIVGDLGRFGCIAVDNIYNILAKEDPIAYLLNGTIDPIYASSLKTAYVPTFTTSFFKSVSDSLRGLAGLTTSTSAPTSNSSNPSDPSNQSTDPTGHQSQMLSTSKPPTFLRLPSQLELEVHDFSREEVAEKKAFLLNDNGQIDYYLRSGGGPLEIQYLNMLSAHTSYWNNLDLIRFLCIEIGRRPGRENSLGVLRADKIVRLRKGERMG is encoded by the exons ATGTCCAACACGGCCGAGACCCATCATACCTTCGGCCCCTCCTGCCGACTAGCGCCCATCACCGAACCCGAACCCATCGATGGGCTCGAGGGCATCCCACCTATCAACGCCCAGTTCTTCTACTCGTCCACCATCCCCATCGATGACCCCTTGTCTGCTGCCACAACTGTTGGCTCCTCCGATGCGAAAGCAGCAAACCTACCACTGCGACCCTTCTCCCCTGGTGATAACAGAGATCTAGAGCGGGCGTGGCTGGGCTTCTCCTCCGACAGGGACAGAAGGAATCACAGACACGCTCAGAGAAACCGAAGTCCGAGTCCGTCTCTCTCAAAGGAAAATGCCGAGAAACTTGCCGCTATCGTGGCCCTCCTGGCTGCTAAGCACAAGGACAAGCATGATCGGGAGGGCCATTCCGCTTTCTCGGCCCTGGCCACCACCGAAAATGAGCATGACCTCAGCGTCCCAGTATGTTGCGCGGAGCTTTCGATCGATGCTGACGCAGAGTTAAGAAAGGAGTTTTGCGCCGTTACCAGACGTCGCCAGCCAACCCTCGACCACGACCGCCTTATTCAGGAGGTTATGGCCCAGTTGACTCGCTTGTGGGCAAATTCAGATACTTCGCAAGAGTCCTCGGCATTTAGGCCCTCAAGTCTTCCGCTTGGCACTAGCCCTCTTCAAAGACTTTCTGGCTCTTTAGAGGTGAAGCCTTCCTCCCTCAACGATAACCAACTTCCTCTTTCGACTATTGGCAAGATGATTCCAAGACCCCCGGTCGTGGATGCTGGAATCTCAGGCAAGCCGTTCGTTCGCGTCGAATCACTCAGCCGGTCAGTCGGTGCTACACCAGAAGACAAGCCGTCCAGAGAACCATCCATACGTGGCCTTCCATCTCGCTTAGGGGGGAATGATAGCCGAGCGGCCAAGCGCATTGTCAAAGAGGCCATTCGTCAGGCGGAAGATTCGGTTGAGGTGCCTGTTGGTATCTCGAGACTGCACATGGTTTCGTTGCCAGTTCTTCAGATGAAGCCGATATACTGGTCGCCTGTCAATGACATATCCACGGTGCAACGCGCTACGTGGTTCTATAG AGACACCATGACCCCCGTCAAGCCTGCCGTCGCTAACCAGCTAGAAGCCGGCTATCGAGAGTTACGGGTATGGGGTCAGACCTGGAAGGACGAACTGAAGTCTGCGTTAGATGTAGGTGCGCTAGGCGAAGAAAAGGTGTCGCACCCTTTGTGGCCAGAAATTCCGGACAAGCGCCCCAAAGTCAAGGACGACATGCCTCCCGAGCCGCCAATATCGAGCGATCCGTTTTGCGCCGCCAGATGTTTTCGTGGAGAAGCCGCAGCTGAAGGGACACTTGAGCATGTGCATCCCGATCAAGaactgccgccgccaccacccgaACCCTCTGCCAACTTTCATGTCATCTACAAGGACAAGTCCGCTGCCTTCTTGCTAAGGCCCAGCCAGAAACCTAGTGCATATCATGGAAGACGGCCACTCCAAAAGATCATGAGAGGTATTACTGTGGGAATCCCCGTGGTGCGCGGTTTCGACCAGGCCATCTGGGACAAGATACACCAAAAGAAGGGCACATCGCCAAATAAAGCGCCCAACCGCAATACGTCACGGCAGACAAATGTCTCGGGTGATGGTTGCCCAGCATGTCAAATGGAGCAGGATCGCGGCCAAGTGACCGATCTTCTTTTGATTGCCCATGGCATTGGTCAAAAGTTTGCCGAGCGGGTTGAAAGTTTCCACTTCACGCATGCCGTCAATGCCTTTCGAAGAGCCGTCAATATCGAGTTGGAAAATCCCATGATAAAACCGGTGCTCCGGCCTGACCAGAATGGTATCATGGTGCTGCCTGTGAATTGGCGTCATCTGCTCAGCTTTGAAGATGGCGGTCCCagcaaggaagaagacgcGTCCGCATATACTCCTGACGGTTTCGGGCTGAAGGACATTGAACCCAACACAATCCCTGCCGTGCGCAGCATGATCTCAGACGTCATGTTCGACATTCCTTTTTACATGTCTCATCACAAGCCAAAAATGATTGCCGCCCTTGTAGGTGAAGCAAATCGCGTGTACCGGCTATGGTGCAAGAACAACCCCGGCTTCGCCGACAAGGGCCGCGTTCACCTCATTGGGCACTCGCTCGGCAGCGCCATGGCGGTCGAGATCCTCTCCAAGCAGCCGACCAGCGTTCCCCGGCCCTTAGATCTATCCGGAACACAGCCGGAAACCCGCCACTTCGAGTTcgacaccaccaacctcttcctcctcggcagCCCCGCcgcctttttccttcttctagaAAGAGGTAGCCTCGTTCCCCGCCGCGGCCGCCTCAAGCCCGGCGCAGACGCAGCCGACACGCTCAACAAGGATATAGTCGGTGACCTCGGCCGCTTCGGCTGCATCGCCGTCGACAACATCTACAACATTCTCGCCAAGGAGGACCCCATCGCCTACCTGCTAAACGGGACCATCGATCCCATTTATGCTTCCAGCCTCAAGACCGCTTACGTGCCCAccttcaccacctccttcttcaaatcCGTCTCCGACTCCCTCCGCGGTTTAGCTGGTCTGacaacctccacctccgcaCCCACATCTAACTCTTCCAACCCCTCTGATCCGTCAAATCAATCAACCGATCCCACCGGACACCAATCCCAGATGCTGTCAACCTCCAAACCGCCcaccttcctccgcctcccctCGCAGCTCGAACTGGAAGTGCATGATTTCTCGCGGGAAGAAgtcgccgagaagaaggccttCTTGTTGAACGATAACGGCCAAATCGATTACTATCTACGATCGGGCGGGGGCCCGCTAGAGATTCAGTACCTGAATATGTTGAGCGCGCACACGAGCTACTGGAATAATCTGGACTTGATACGGTTTTTGTGTATTGAAATTGGTAGGAGACCAGGGAGGGAGAACAGTTTGGGGGTGTTGAGGGCGGATAAGATTGTTCGGTTGCGGAAGGGGGAGAGAATGGGGTAG